In Hevea brasiliensis isolate MT/VB/25A 57/8 chromosome 13, ASM3005281v1, whole genome shotgun sequence, a single genomic region encodes these proteins:
- the LOC110660764 gene encoding squamosa promoter-binding-like protein 6 isoform X3, protein MHSWSYVPGGKGFVSNETFSSSDAIAKSKNALMDWDLKTTCSFGNNVVVSSQQAIENHGFRELTYQELMGKQLPDNSIGDALSGQVDGGKIITPFMVNTNAFSVEDESSSGLSSSVVDSNSRDSSFIDLKLGRFGDPADGQNSRISKGASILSSSESSAPPKRVRLGVNSQTPHCQVHGCNKDLSSSKEYHKRHKVCEVHSKTAKVIVNGMEQRFCQQCSRFHLLVEFDDGKRSCRKRLAGHNERRRKPQVGIHSGRTERLLQSYNGFATSKFHGTALASFICQDILPTGALHSEKYGTNDWCKHIKVEDGSDFSPLASIPVTRSIFIASASQYPNDLGGSNSDSRSLIQDPSLGYEDLTAFDTVSTIQGLSGITSSSCALSLLSSQSHNYLSHSSGISMACPLLVPGSNTHYGVNQVSEKLTGDSSQASTSVVPNKFSSSGASSAEGSQLGSILISDGSDAINFDLTDGIYQGSNFMNAEDHLSCEDGTTIDLLQLSSQLQQVEHQKQSMQAKQENDAFCWPHIT, encoded by the exons ATGCACTCTTGGAGCTATGTTCCTGGAGGGAAGGGGTTTGTATCCAATGAAACATTTTCATCTTCGGATGCTATTGCCAAAAGCAAAAATGCGTTGATGGATTGGGATTTGAAAACTACTTGTAGTTTTGGCAACAACGTGGTCGTCTCAAGTCAACAAGCTATTGAGAATCATGGTTTTCGGGAATTGACTTATCAAGAATTGATGGGAAAACAATTACCTGATAATTCAATTGGGGATGCTTTGAGTGGccaggttgatggtggaaaaatCATCACTCCTTTTATGGTTAACACAAATGCTTTTTCTGTGGAGGATGAGTCCTCCTCCGGACTTTCTAGCTCTGTTGTGGACTCTAACAGTAGGGATTCTTCGTTCATTGATTTGAAGCTGGGAAGGTTTGGTGATCCCGCTGATGGTCAGAATTCCAGAATTTCCAAAGGCGCATCTATTCTGTCTTCATCTGAGTCATCTGCGCCTCCGAAGAGAGTGAGACTGGGAGTCAATTCCCAAACTCCCCATTGCCAAGTTCATGGTTGTAATAAGGATCTCAGCTCTTCAAAAGAATATCACAAGAGACATAAAGTCTGTGAAGTTCACTCTAAGACTGCCAAAGTTATTGTGAACGGAATGGAACAGAGATTTTGTCAACAATGCAGCAG GTTTCATTTGCTGGTTGAATTTGATGATGGTAAACGCAGCTGTCGTAAACGTCTTGCAGGCCACAATGAGCGTCGGAGAAAGCCTCAAGTTGGTATTCACTCTGGAAGGACTGAGAGGCTACTTCAGTCGTACAATG GCTTTGCCACCAGCAAATTTCACGGCACTGCATTAGCGTCTTTTATCTGTCAAGATATACTTCCTACTGGCGCATTGCATTCTGAGAAATATGGAACAAATGATTGGTGCAAGCACATAAAAGTTGAAGATGGGTCTGATTTTAGTCCACTAGCATCAATTCCAGTCACAA GAAGCATTTTCATTGCGAGCGCTAGTCAATATCCAAATGATTTGGGAGGCTCAAATTCTGATTCACGTTCATTAATCCAGGACCCCTCATTGGGATATGAAGACCTCACTGCTTTTGATACAGTATCAACCATTCAAGGACTATCAGGGATCACAAGCTCTAGTTGTGCTCTCTCTCTTCTGTCATCCCAATCACACAATTATTTAAGTCATTCATCAGGAATTTCTATGGCCTGCCCATTGTTAGTTCCAGGTAGCAATACCCATTATGGTGTGAATCAAGTTTCTGAAAAGCTAACAGGTGATAGTTCTCAGGCTTCCACAAGCGTGGTGCCAAACAAGTTCTCTTCATCAGGAGCAAGTTCTGCAGAAGGAAGCCAATTAGGCTCCATACTGATATCTGATGGTAGTGATGCTATTAATTTTGATCTCACTGATGGGATTTACCAGGGCTCAAATTTTATGAATGCGGAGGATCATCTTTCCTGTGAAGATGGCACCACCATTGACCTGCTTCAGCTATCATCACAGCTTCAGCAAGTAGAACATCAGAAGCAATCCATGCAAGCGAAGCAGGAAAATGATGCTTTCTGCTGGCCACATATCACTTAA
- the LOC110660764 gene encoding squamosa promoter-binding-like protein 6 isoform X1, whose protein sequence is MHSWSYVPGGKGFVSNETFSSSDAIAKSKNALMDWDLKTTCSFGNNVVVSSQQAIENHGFRELTYQELMGKQLPDNSIGDALSGQVDGGKIITPFMVNTNAFSVEDESSSGLSSSVVDSNSRDSSFIDLKLGRFGDPADGQNSRISKGASILSSSESSAPPKRVRLGVNSQTPHCQVHGCNKDLSSSKEYHKRHKVCEVHSKTAKVIVNGMEQRFCQQCSRFHLLVEFDDGKRSCRKRLAGHNERRRKPQVGIHSGRTERLLQSYNGFATSKFHGTALASFICQDILPTGALHSEKYGTNDWCKHIKVEDGSDFSPLASIPVTSGYLHSKTLFPSDNLDKVFIIFHDIEAATSTGSIFIASASQYPNDLGGSNSDSRSLIQDPSLGYEDLTAFDTVSTIQGLSGITSSSCALSLLSSQSHNYLSHSSGISMACPLLVPGSNTHYGVNQVSEKLTGDSSQASTSVVPNKFSSSGASSAEGSQLGSILISDGSDAINFDLTDGIYQGSNFMNAEDHLSCEDGTTIDLLQLSSQLQQVEHQKQSMQAKQENDAFCWPHIT, encoded by the exons ATGCACTCTTGGAGCTATGTTCCTGGAGGGAAGGGGTTTGTATCCAATGAAACATTTTCATCTTCGGATGCTATTGCCAAAAGCAAAAATGCGTTGATGGATTGGGATTTGAAAACTACTTGTAGTTTTGGCAACAACGTGGTCGTCTCAAGTCAACAAGCTATTGAGAATCATGGTTTTCGGGAATTGACTTATCAAGAATTGATGGGAAAACAATTACCTGATAATTCAATTGGGGATGCTTTGAGTGGccaggttgatggtggaaaaatCATCACTCCTTTTATGGTTAACACAAATGCTTTTTCTGTGGAGGATGAGTCCTCCTCCGGACTTTCTAGCTCTGTTGTGGACTCTAACAGTAGGGATTCTTCGTTCATTGATTTGAAGCTGGGAAGGTTTGGTGATCCCGCTGATGGTCAGAATTCCAGAATTTCCAAAGGCGCATCTATTCTGTCTTCATCTGAGTCATCTGCGCCTCCGAAGAGAGTGAGACTGGGAGTCAATTCCCAAACTCCCCATTGCCAAGTTCATGGTTGTAATAAGGATCTCAGCTCTTCAAAAGAATATCACAAGAGACATAAAGTCTGTGAAGTTCACTCTAAGACTGCCAAAGTTATTGTGAACGGAATGGAACAGAGATTTTGTCAACAATGCAGCAG GTTTCATTTGCTGGTTGAATTTGATGATGGTAAACGCAGCTGTCGTAAACGTCTTGCAGGCCACAATGAGCGTCGGAGAAAGCCTCAAGTTGGTATTCACTCTGGAAGGACTGAGAGGCTACTTCAGTCGTACAATG GCTTTGCCACCAGCAAATTTCACGGCACTGCATTAGCGTCTTTTATCTGTCAAGATATACTTCCTACTGGCGCATTGCATTCTGAGAAATATGGAACAAATGATTGGTGCAAGCACATAAAAGTTGAAGATGGGTCTGATTTTAGTCCACTAGCATCAATTCCAGTCACAAGTGGGTATCTGCATTCAAAAACCCTCTTCCCTTCTGATAACTTGGATAAagtatttattatttttcatgatattgaAGCTGCTACTTCAACAGGAAGCATTTTCATTGCGAGCGCTAGTCAATATCCAAATGATTTGGGAGGCTCAAATTCTGATTCACGTTCATTAATCCAGGACCCCTCATTGGGATATGAAGACCTCACTGCTTTTGATACAGTATCAACCATTCAAGGACTATCAGGGATCACAAGCTCTAGTTGTGCTCTCTCTCTTCTGTCATCCCAATCACACAATTATTTAAGTCATTCATCAGGAATTTCTATGGCCTGCCCATTGTTAGTTCCAGGTAGCAATACCCATTATGGTGTGAATCAAGTTTCTGAAAAGCTAACAGGTGATAGTTCTCAGGCTTCCACAAGCGTGGTGCCAAACAAGTTCTCTTCATCAGGAGCAAGTTCTGCAGAAGGAAGCCAATTAGGCTCCATACTGATATCTGATGGTAGTGATGCTATTAATTTTGATCTCACTGATGGGATTTACCAGGGCTCAAATTTTATGAATGCGGAGGATCATCTTTCCTGTGAAGATGGCACCACCATTGACCTGCTTCAGCTATCATCACAGCTTCAGCAAGTAGAACATCAGAAGCAATCCATGCAAGCGAAGCAGGAAAATGATGCTTTCTGCTGGCCACATATCACTTAA
- the LOC110660810 gene encoding F-box protein At5g65850-like has product MMMRSNQRSARKRNNGGERNSKQGAALPLDIIQQILCRLPAESIISCSCVCKSWYALIHERPFIQQQLERTKNEPCQYLLQSRTGAFFQSLLLLDIHKERLAEISFKKMKLPTYPKLKLLAFYIVCSCNGLLCLAPKEKMDPVLICNPITKDCLILPSAKTVTGFERPCKSYHLGFHLDSSSGNYKVVREYTFTNNAASNFQLISVGESSWKVLSGAPDVVLEQGYETPIFWNGAFHWKISEVDHRNGNNSCILALDLSDEKFHTISFPEDERNCPRNYRLVDLGGALNIVEHNARFLKIWTVSGNKVGGFSIRLEHMYILCVPPRSLLQHDLICQLEEKSYLMQVFRWENGIQKCRLVKFCPAIARHLDLSIPGLPSLYRVVCFKPSLVSPFVASLALS; this is encoded by the coding sequence ATGATGATGAGGTCGAATCAAAGAAGTGCGAGAAAACGCAACAATGGAGGAGAAAGAAATAGCAAGCAAGGGGCTGCGTTACCCCTTGATATTATCCAACAAATTTTGTGCAGGCTTCCTGcagaatcaatcatctcatgcagCTGCGTATGCAAGTCTTGGTATGCCTTGATTCATGAACGTCCTTTCATTCAACAGCAGCTGGAAAGGACTAAGAACGAACCTTGCCAATACCTCCTTCAGAGCCGTACTGGAGCTTTTTTTCAGAGCCTTCTGCTGTTGGATATCCATAAAGAGCGTCTTGCAGAAATTTCTTTCAAGAAAATGAAGCTGCCCACCTACCCTAAACTTAAGCTGCTAGCCTTTTATATCGTCTGTTCCTGCAATGGTTTGCTTTGCTTAGCTCCGAAAGAGAAGATGGATCCTGTACTAATTTGCAATCCAATCACAAAAGATTGCTTGATTTTACCCTCAGCAAAGACAGTAACAGGGTTTGAAAGGCCATGCAAGAGTTATCATCTTGGTTTTCACTTGGACTCCTCATCTGGGAATTACAAAGTTGTGAGAGAATATACATTCACAAACAATGCAGCTAGCAACTTTCAGCTAATTTCAGTTGGAGAAAGTTCATGGAAAGTGCTGAGTGGAGCACCTGATGTTGTGCTTGAACAAGGGTATGAAACTCCAATATTCTGGAACGGAGCCTTCCATTGGAAAATCAGTGAAGTTGATCACAGAAATGGAAACAACAGTTGCATTCTTGCTCTTGATTTGAGCGATGAAAAGTTTCACACAATCTCTTTTCCAGAGGATGAAAGGAATTGTCCTCGTAACTATCGCTTGGTGGATTTAGGAGGTGCTCTAAATATAGTAGAACATAACGCTCGTTTCTTGAAGATATGGACAGTGTCTGGGAACAAGGTTGGAGGTTTCTCCATTCGCCTGGAACACATGTATATTTTGTGCGTGCCGCCGCGGAGTCTTCTGCAGCATGACTTGATTTGCCAACTTGAAGAGAAATCTTACCTGATGCAAGTGTTCAGATGGGAGAATGGCATTCAGAAGTGCCGCCTCGTGAAGTTTTGTCCTGCAATCGCACGACACTTAGATTTGAGCATTCCTGGTCTTCCTTCCCTTTACAGGGTAGTGTGCTTTAAGCCTAGCCTTGTTTCTCCTTTTGTGGCTTCTCTTGCTTTATCCTAG
- the LOC110660764 gene encoding squamosa promoter-binding-like protein 6 isoform X2, producing MHSWSYVPGGKGFVSNETFSSSDAIAKSKNALMDWDLKTTCSFGNNVVVSSQQAIENHGFRELTYQELMGKQLPDNSIGDALSGQVDGGKIITPFMVNTNAFSVEDESSSGLSSSVVDSNSRDSSFIDLKLGRFGDPADGQNSRISKGASILSSSESSAPPKRVRLGVNSQTPHCQVHGCNKDLSSSKEYHKRHKVCEVHSKTAKVIVNGMEQRFCQQCSRFHLLVEFDDGKRSCRKRLAGHNERRRKPQVGIHSGRTERLLQSYNGFATSKFHGTALASFICQDILPTGALHSEKYGTNDWCKHIKVEDGSDFSPLASIPVTTATSTGSIFIASASQYPNDLGGSNSDSRSLIQDPSLGYEDLTAFDTVSTIQGLSGITSSSCALSLLSSQSHNYLSHSSGISMACPLLVPGSNTHYGVNQVSEKLTGDSSQASTSVVPNKFSSSGASSAEGSQLGSILISDGSDAINFDLTDGIYQGSNFMNAEDHLSCEDGTTIDLLQLSSQLQQVEHQKQSMQAKQENDAFCWPHIT from the exons ATGCACTCTTGGAGCTATGTTCCTGGAGGGAAGGGGTTTGTATCCAATGAAACATTTTCATCTTCGGATGCTATTGCCAAAAGCAAAAATGCGTTGATGGATTGGGATTTGAAAACTACTTGTAGTTTTGGCAACAACGTGGTCGTCTCAAGTCAACAAGCTATTGAGAATCATGGTTTTCGGGAATTGACTTATCAAGAATTGATGGGAAAACAATTACCTGATAATTCAATTGGGGATGCTTTGAGTGGccaggttgatggtggaaaaatCATCACTCCTTTTATGGTTAACACAAATGCTTTTTCTGTGGAGGATGAGTCCTCCTCCGGACTTTCTAGCTCTGTTGTGGACTCTAACAGTAGGGATTCTTCGTTCATTGATTTGAAGCTGGGAAGGTTTGGTGATCCCGCTGATGGTCAGAATTCCAGAATTTCCAAAGGCGCATCTATTCTGTCTTCATCTGAGTCATCTGCGCCTCCGAAGAGAGTGAGACTGGGAGTCAATTCCCAAACTCCCCATTGCCAAGTTCATGGTTGTAATAAGGATCTCAGCTCTTCAAAAGAATATCACAAGAGACATAAAGTCTGTGAAGTTCACTCTAAGACTGCCAAAGTTATTGTGAACGGAATGGAACAGAGATTTTGTCAACAATGCAGCAG GTTTCATTTGCTGGTTGAATTTGATGATGGTAAACGCAGCTGTCGTAAACGTCTTGCAGGCCACAATGAGCGTCGGAGAAAGCCTCAAGTTGGTATTCACTCTGGAAGGACTGAGAGGCTACTTCAGTCGTACAATG GCTTTGCCACCAGCAAATTTCACGGCACTGCATTAGCGTCTTTTATCTGTCAAGATATACTTCCTACTGGCGCATTGCATTCTGAGAAATATGGAACAAATGATTGGTGCAAGCACATAAAAGTTGAAGATGGGTCTGATTTTAGTCCACTAGCATCAATTCCAGTCACAA CTGCTACTTCAACAGGAAGCATTTTCATTGCGAGCGCTAGTCAATATCCAAATGATTTGGGAGGCTCAAATTCTGATTCACGTTCATTAATCCAGGACCCCTCATTGGGATATGAAGACCTCACTGCTTTTGATACAGTATCAACCATTCAAGGACTATCAGGGATCACAAGCTCTAGTTGTGCTCTCTCTCTTCTGTCATCCCAATCACACAATTATTTAAGTCATTCATCAGGAATTTCTATGGCCTGCCCATTGTTAGTTCCAGGTAGCAATACCCATTATGGTGTGAATCAAGTTTCTGAAAAGCTAACAGGTGATAGTTCTCAGGCTTCCACAAGCGTGGTGCCAAACAAGTTCTCTTCATCAGGAGCAAGTTCTGCAGAAGGAAGCCAATTAGGCTCCATACTGATATCTGATGGTAGTGATGCTATTAATTTTGATCTCACTGATGGGATTTACCAGGGCTCAAATTTTATGAATGCGGAGGATCATCTTTCCTGTGAAGATGGCACCACCATTGACCTGCTTCAGCTATCATCACAGCTTCAGCAAGTAGAACATCAGAAGCAATCCATGCAAGCGAAGCAGGAAAATGATGCTTTCTGCTGGCCACATATCACTTAA
- the LOC110660765 gene encoding UDP-arabinopyranose mutase 3 gives MAETAVSLTPTPLLKDELDIVIPTIRNLDFLEMWRPFFQPYHLIIVQDGDPSKTIKVPEGFDYELHNRNDINRILGPKASCISFKDSACRCFGYLVSKKKYVYTIDDDCFVAKDPSGKDINALEQHIKNLLSPSTPFFFNTLYDPYRNGADFVRGYPFSLREGVPTAVSHGLWLNIPDYDAPTQLVKPLERNTRYVDAVMTIPKGTLFPMCGMNLAFNRELIGPAMYFGLMGDGQPIGRYDDMWAGWCTKVICDHLGFGVKTGLPYIYHSKASNPFVNLKKEYKGIYWQEELIPFFQSAVLPKDCTTVQKCYIELSKQVRAKLGKVDEYFIKLADAMVTWIEAWDELNSSGNSGELADGTGKSNS, from the exons ATGGCCGAGACAGCAGTGTCCCTGACTCCGACTCCTCTGTTGAAAGATGAGCTCGACATCGTCATCCCTACCATCAGAAACCTCGATTTCTTGGAGATGTGGAGGCCATTCTTTCAGCCATACCATCTCATCATTGTCCAGGACGGTGACCCTTCAAAGACCATTAAGGTCCCTGAAGGTTTCGACTATGAGCTCCACAACAGGAATGATATTAACAGGATTCTTGGTCCCAAAGCTTCTTGTATTTCCTTCAAGGACTCTGCTTGTAGGTGCTTTGGCTACTTGGTTTCTAAGAAGAAGTATGTTTATACCATTGATGATGACTGCTTT GTTGCCAAAGATCCTTCTGGCAAAGATATTAATGCACTTGAGCAGCACATAAAGAACCTTCTGAGTCCATCCACTCCATTTTTCTTCAACACCCTGTATGACCCATACCGAAATGGCGCAGATTTTGTCCGTGGGTATCCGTTTAGCCTTCGTGAGGGTGTCCCCACAGCTGTATCTCATGGCCTTTGGCTCAACATTCCAGATTATGATGCCCCCACGCAGCTTGTCAAGCCTCTTGAGAGGAACACCAG GTATGTGGATGCTGTAATGACAATACCAAAGGGAACCTTGTTCCCCATGTGTGGTATGAATCTGGCGTTCAACCGGGAATTGATTGGTCCTGCAATGTACTTTGGTCTCATGGGCGATGGTCAGCCAATTGGACGCTATGATGATATGTGGGCTGGCTGGTGCACTAAG GTTATATGTGACCACTTGGGTTTTGGAGTGAAGACAGGATTGCCTTACATCTATCACAGCAAAGCAAGCAACCCATTTGTGAACCTTAAAAAGGAATACAAAGGAATCTACTGGCAAGAAGAGCTGATCCCCTTTTTCCAGTCTGCTGTCCTTCCAAAGGACTGTACCACTGTTCAGAAGTGCTACATTGAACTATCCAAGCAAGTTAGGGCAAAACTTGGTAAAGTTGATGAATACTTCATCAAGCTAGCAGATGCCATGGTCACATGGATTGAAGCATGGGATGAGCTAAACTCATCAGGGAATTCTGGTGAATTGGCCGATGGTACTGGAAAATCGAATTCTTGA
- the LOC110660766 gene encoding histone H4, with translation MSGRGKGGKGLGKGGAKRHRKVLRDNIQGITKPAIRRLARRGGVKRISGLIYEETRGVLKIFLENVIRDAVTYTEHARRKTVTAMDVVYALKRQGRTLYGFGG, from the coding sequence ATGTCTGGCAGAGGAAAGGGAGGGAAGGGGTTGGGAAAGGGAGGTGCCAAGAGGCACAGGAAGGTGCTCCGAGATAACATCCAGGGCATCACCAAACCTGCTATACGACGGCTGGCCAGGCGTGGCGGAGTGAAGCGTATCAGCGGTCTTATTTACGAGGAGACTAGAGGCGTCCTGAAGATCTTCCTGGAGAACGTCATTCGTGATGCAGTTACCTACACCGAGCACGCTCGCCGCAAGACTGTTACTGCTATGGATGTCGTGTATGCATTGAAGAGGCAGGGCAGGACTCTCTACGGTTTCGGTGGTTAG